Proteins encoded together in one Hylaeus volcanicus isolate JK05 chromosome 3, UHH_iyHylVolc1.0_haploid, whole genome shotgun sequence window:
- the LOC128874244 gene encoding TNF receptor-associated factor family protein DDB_G0272098 gives MKFKTYTGITWSILELTGLLEDEDSHVYFEKFKKHFGLHPFHLTNLNAALNEILSSNLNSYDDELKGFLLAYKNPKLLTPLGDILYDTCFIHVDIEADFYIFRPEVGCSLKGIVNKKGLDHIGVLVHKAFNVSIPKLDDEENWPGDNLEIGQEVRFKVTLLDFSSKLPFIRGTLNPDDYLRGCKLTEKTLNRRLSSNNNSHNNKDDDESISNKELKTIAKNNKRHTFFATDSEHSSDDDVPEIKKEVSDKKKSKKKIEKEKIIEHIDVKKEDQKRAKKSEETKKSKRKSIKTETVQEQHLNNSSINGKFEDIEELEESITIKKKAKKKSNTFSSQSSMDEGNNEKSVKSPLKISNNVSNMESKNRVSKIKLEQDSESSTSEQIVRENMSESKISLKKNSTKRKHADETDNSADDFTVNKYIKSSSKKISKTRTSDIDNTEPLIDIKTEKLNEVNVKTEDAPTQKQHRKRKHSVKAEVSESDTSIRKPEKTPVKRRSKTSSISESEFVFSHMQIKTEKVNSEDENHVKTKKVLKKDSDLNISTCSSNYDAEEDADDNIIKKKRKKRSKKNLLDISEIKVEPEFDYSVVKEEVSDTATNNDATENIRENYDTDSSNRNSPKKKHKFNLNTVISDDEEGLRNNRKLKVKAEKLITNVTSDDDERDSDDEKQKKHSKQSPSKQLNKPRKSNSEFDFSKVKVKCERSSDS, from the exons atgaaatttaaaacatataCAGGAATTACGTGGTCAATTTTAGAGCTCACGGGTCTACTCGAGGATGAAGACTCgcatgtttattttgaaaaatttaaaaaacacttTGGTTTGCACccatttcatttaacgaaTCTGAATGCCgcgttaaatgaaatacttagCTCGAATTTAAACTCTTACGATGATGA GTTAAAAGGATTCCTGTTAGCTTATAAGAATCCAAAGTTGCTAACACCATTAGGTGACATATTATATGATACTTGTTTTATTCATGTTGACATTGAAgcagatttttatatatttagacCTGAAGTGGGTTGTTCATTAAAAG GAATTGTCAATAAGAAAGGATTAGACCATATTGGTGTTCTTGTACATAAAGCATTCAACGTATCAATTCCAAAACTAGATGACGAAGAGAATTGGCCTGGTGATAACCTTGAAATTGGTCAAGAAGTACGATTTAAAGTAACTCTTCTTGATTTTAGTAGTAAATTACCATTTATTCGTGGTACTTTAAATCCAGa TGATTATTTACGAGGATGTAAACTAACAGAAAAAACACTTAATAGAAGGTTGTCGTCTAATAACAATAGTCACAACAATAAAGATGACGATGAAAGTATAAGTAATAAGGAATTAAAAACTATTGCtaagaataataaacgacATACATTTTTTGCTACTGACTCTGAACATAGTTCTGATGATGATGTAccagaaataaagaaagaagtttctgataaaaaaaaatctaagaaaaaaattgaaaaagagaaaataatcgaacacATTGATGTAAAGAAGGAAGATCAAAAACGTGCTAAAAAATctgaagaaactaaaaaatcCAAACGTAAATCGATTAAGACAGAAACAGTGCAGGAACAGCATCTGAACAACAGTTCCATAAATGGTAAATTTGAGGACATTGAAGAATTAGAAGAATCTATTACTATAAAGAAAAAGGCAAAGAAAAAATCCAATACTTTTAGTTCGCAAAGTAGCATGGATGAAGGGAACAATGAAAAGTCTGTAAAATCTCCactaaaaatatcgaacaatGTATCTAATATGGAATCCAAAAATAGAgttagcaaaataaaattagagcAAGATTCCGAAAGCAGTACTTCAGAACAGATTGTGAGAGAAAATATGTCTGAAAGCAAAAttagtttaaagaaaaattcgacaaaGAGAAAACACGCAGATGAAACTGATAATTCTGCAGACGAttttactgtaaataaatatataaagagtTCGAGTAAAAAGATCTCAAAGACCAGAACATCTGATATAGACAACACAGAACcattaattgatattaaaacgGAAAAACTGAACGAAGTGAACGTTAAAACAGAAGATGCTCCAACCCAGAAACAACATAGAAAACGTAAACACTCTGTAAAAGCAGAGGTTTCTGAAAGTGATACGAGCATTAGAAAACCTGAAAAGACTCCGGTAAAAAGACGTTCAAAAACATCAAGTATATCAGAGTCTGAATTTGTGTTTTCACATATGCAAATAAAGACAGAAAAAGTGAATAGTGAAGATGAAAATCAcgtaaaaacaaagaaagtaTTGAAAAAAGATTCTGACTTGAATATATCTACATGCAGTTCTAATTATGATGCAGAAGAAGATGCCGacgataatataattaaaaagaaacggaaaaaacgttcaaagaagaatcTTCTGGACATAAGTGAAATTAAAGTAGAACCTGAATTTGATTATAGCGTGGTTAAAGAAGAAGTATCTGATACTGCTACCAATAATGATGCAACTGAAAACATTCGAGAAAATTATGATACAGACTCTTCAAATAGAAATTCGCCTaagaagaaacataaatttaatttgaatactgTTATAAGTGATGATGAAGAAGGTCTCAGAAATAATAGGAAGTTAAAAGTAAAAGCagagaaattaataacgaacgTTACATCGGACGACGATGAGAGAGATAGTGATgatgaaaaacagaaaaaacatAGCAAACAATCTCCaagtaaacaattaaataaacctAGAAAATCCAATTCTGAATTTGACTTTAGTAAGGTTAAAGTTAAATGTGAAAGATCAAGTGATAGCTAG